Proteins encoded in a region of the Pseudomonas shahriarae genome:
- a CDS encoding transporter substrate-binding domain-containing protein, giving the protein MQKITLIGTALGLLLTAQAQANEAPLTGTLAKVANAKSITLGYRDASVPFSYVGDHTGKPMGYSVDLASKIVERIQQKTGVPQLNVKYNLVTSQTRIPLVINGTVDLECGSTGVTAERQKQVAFSYGFIYVKGQLLTAKDSGIQRFADLRGKNVVTTAGTTNERFLKSYNHEHKLDMSVISAKDHGEAFQMLQSGRAVAFYMDDALLYGERAKAKDPHKWVVVGEEQSREIYSCMVRKDDPQFLAVVNETLGELYSSGEINGIYQRWFEQPIPPKGLNLEFPMTSELKAIIAKPVSDPVE; this is encoded by the coding sequence ATGCAAAAAATCACGTTGATCGGCACTGCGCTGGGGCTGTTGTTGACTGCCCAGGCCCAGGCCAATGAAGCGCCGCTGACGGGCACCCTGGCCAAGGTCGCGAACGCCAAGAGCATCACCCTGGGCTATCGCGATGCGTCGGTGCCGTTTTCCTATGTCGGCGACCATACCGGCAAGCCCATGGGTTACTCGGTGGACCTGGCGAGCAAGATTGTCGAGCGTATCCAACAGAAGACCGGCGTGCCCCAGCTCAACGTGAAGTACAACCTGGTCACCTCCCAGACCCGTATTCCGTTGGTGATCAACGGTACCGTTGACCTGGAGTGCGGCTCCACCGGGGTGACGGCCGAGCGGCAGAAGCAGGTGGCGTTTTCCTATGGCTTTATCTATGTGAAGGGCCAGTTGCTCACTGCCAAGGACAGCGGTATCCAGCGCTTCGCCGACCTGCGCGGCAAGAATGTGGTGACCACTGCAGGCACCACCAACGAGCGCTTCCTCAAGAGCTACAACCACGAGCATAAGCTGGATATGTCGGTGATCAGCGCCAAGGATCACGGCGAAGCGTTCCAGATGCTGCAATCGGGCCGGGCCGTGGCGTTTTATATGGACGATGCGTTGCTCTACGGCGAGCGCGCCAAGGCCAAGGACCCGCACAAGTGGGTGGTGGTGGGCGAGGAGCAATCGCGGGAAATCTACAGCTGCATGGTGCGCAAGGACGACCCGCAGTTTCTGGCGGTGGTCAACGAGACCCTGGGCGAGCTGTACAGCTCGGGGGAAATCAATGGGATCTACCAGCGCTGGTTTGAACAGCCGATCCCGCCGAAGGGCTTGAACCTGGAATTCCCCATGACCAGCGAGCTGAAGGCGATTATTGCCAAGCCGGTCAGCGATCCGGTGGAGTAA
- a CDS encoding RidA family protein: MTITRINSNSRLSGAVTYQDLVFLSGQVPGEGQDVATQTQEVLAKIDALLAEAGSDKDHLLNATIYLKNIQEGFAPMNDVWSAWLTPGQAPTRTTLQAELARPSVLVEISVIAVRRP; encoded by the coding sequence ATGACCATCACCCGGATCAACAGCAATAGTCGCCTGTCGGGCGCCGTGACCTACCAGGACCTGGTATTCCTCTCCGGCCAGGTGCCGGGCGAGGGCCAGGACGTCGCCACCCAGACCCAAGAGGTGCTGGCCAAAATTGATGCGCTGCTGGCCGAAGCCGGCAGCGACAAGGATCATCTGCTCAACGCGACGATCTACCTGAAAAACATTCAGGAGGGCTTTGCGCCGATGAATGATGTCTGGTCCGCCTGGCTCACGCCCGGCCAGGCACCGACCCGCACCACCCTGCAGGCGGAGCTGGCACGCCCGAGTGTGCTGGTGGAAATCAGCGTCATCGCTGTGCGCCGCCCATAA
- a CDS encoding D-amino acid dehydrogenase, which produces MAQQVCIIGGGVIGLASAYALVRAGMDVTVVEARDSLGSETSFANGGQLSYRYVAPLADKGVPLQAIGWLLRGDSPLKLRPRLDPAQWRWMASFLGACRASVNKRNAGHLLRLASLSQGILQQWREEDGLDGFDWKRNGKLVTFRSHHTFEHARNKVLDRLQQQVLSAADCTRLEPTLGATDFVGGIYTPNEEVADCHGFCQQLAARLEASGRCRFVLGRKVTGIRHANGTVQAIELGGEVMPVQHLVLAAGVRSPELALPGIALPLYPLKGYSLSVPIGEQHAAPKISITDYDRKIVYARIGEQLRVAAMVDIVGFDTGLEPKRLALIKRQASETFPLAGDYSQAIEWAGMRPATPSGVPLIGVSVYRNLWLNLGHGALGFTLACGSGQLLAELIGRHTPSIDMQGLAPRAA; this is translated from the coding sequence ATGGCTCAGCAGGTTTGCATCATTGGCGGTGGGGTCATCGGTCTGGCGAGTGCCTATGCCCTGGTGCGCGCCGGCATGGACGTGACGGTGGTCGAGGCCCGCGACAGCCTGGGCAGCGAGACCAGCTTTGCCAATGGCGGCCAGTTGTCCTATCGCTACGTTGCGCCGCTGGCGGACAAAGGTGTGCCGCTGCAAGCCATTGGCTGGCTGCTGCGCGGTGATTCACCCTTGAAGCTGCGCCCGCGCCTGGACCCGGCGCAATGGCGTTGGATGGCCTCGTTCCTCGGCGCCTGCCGGGCTTCGGTAAACAAGCGCAATGCCGGCCACTTGTTGCGCCTGGCCAGCCTGAGCCAGGGCATCTTGCAGCAGTGGCGCGAAGAAGACGGGCTGGACGGTTTCGACTGGAAACGCAACGGCAAGCTGGTGACGTTTCGCAGCCACCACACGTTTGAACACGCTCGCAATAAGGTGCTCGATCGCCTGCAACAGCAAGTGCTGTCGGCGGCCGATTGCACGCGCCTGGAACCGACCCTGGGGGCCACGGATTTTGTTGGGGGCATCTACACACCCAATGAAGAAGTGGCGGATTGTCATGGCTTCTGCCAGCAATTGGCGGCACGCCTGGAAGCGTCGGGTCGTTGCCGGTTTGTGCTGGGGCGCAAAGTCACGGGCATCCGCCATGCCAACGGCACGGTGCAGGCGATTGAGTTGGGTGGCGAGGTGATGCCGGTGCAGCACCTGGTGCTGGCGGCGGGGGTGCGCAGCCCCGAGTTGGCCTTGCCGGGCATTGCGTTGCCGCTGTATCCGCTCAAGGGCTACAGCCTGAGCGTGCCGATTGGCGAGCAGCACGCCGCACCGAAAATCAGCATCACCGACTATGACCGCAAGATCGTCTACGCGCGGATCGGTGAGCAACTGCGGGTGGCGGCGATGGTCGACATCGTCGGCTTTGATACGGGCCTTGAGCCCAAGCGCCTGGCCCTGATCAAGCGCCAGGCCAGTGAGACGTTCCCCTTGGCCGGCGATTACAGCCAGGCCATCGAATGGGCCGGCATGCGCCCGGCCACCCCCAGCGGCGTGCCGCTGATTGGCGTCAGTGTGTACCGCAACCTGTGGCTCAACCTTGGCCATGGCGCCCTGGGTTTCACCCTGGCCTGTGGCAGCGGCCAGCTGTTGGCCGAACTGATCGGCCGGCATACCCCTTCCATTGATATGCAGGGCCTCGCGCCCCGCGCCGCATAG
- a CDS encoding LysR family transcriptional regulator, giving the protein MRLRHIEIFQAIRQTGSVSAAAQLLHVSQPAVTKVLQHAELQLGFPLFLRIRGKLQPTPEALALEREVDKVSESLQGVRRLAQNLRRAPGQSLRIGATPALALSLLPPAIGEWTQRYPDIACELSSAHSRELVQNLLMREMDVALTLKSPDHPGLKAQALAHGVLVALAPRGFWPAAELGKPLPLMALAGAPLIGLSSADPLSARLDSYLEAVEPPPRVRISVQTYSLARAMVESGAGLAVIDPFTALGASTDSTCIRPLAPPLPITLYALTRADEPPPHMLASLLEIFGSRAQEQLDRL; this is encoded by the coding sequence ATGCGCTTGCGTCATATCGAAATCTTCCAGGCCATCCGCCAGACCGGCTCGGTCAGCGCCGCCGCGCAGTTGCTGCATGTCTCGCAACCGGCGGTGACCAAGGTGCTGCAACATGCCGAGCTGCAATTGGGCTTCCCGCTGTTCCTGCGCATCCGCGGCAAGCTGCAGCCCACCCCGGAAGCCCTGGCCCTGGAGCGCGAAGTCGATAAGGTCAGCGAAAGCCTGCAAGGCGTGCGGCGCCTGGCGCAGAACCTGCGGCGCGCACCCGGCCAAAGCCTGCGCATCGGCGCCACGCCAGCCCTGGCCTTGTCGCTGCTGCCGCCAGCGATTGGCGAATGGACCCAGCGCTACCCGGACATCGCCTGCGAACTGTCCAGCGCCCACAGCCGTGAGCTGGTGCAAAACCTGTTGATGCGCGAGATGGATGTGGCGCTGACCCTCAAGTCCCCGGACCATCCGGGGCTCAAGGCCCAGGCATTGGCCCACGGCGTGTTGGTAGCCCTGGCGCCACGGGGCTTCTGGCCGGCAGCGGAACTGGGCAAACCCTTGCCCTTGATGGCCCTGGCGGGCGCGCCGTTGATTGGCCTGTCGAGTGCCGACCCACTGTCGGCGCGGCTCGACAGCTACCTGGAAGCGGTCGAACCGCCGCCGCGCGTGCGGATCTCGGTGCAGACCTATTCCCTGGCCCGCGCCATGGTCGAATCCGGCGCCGGCCTGGCGGTGATCGACCCTTTCACCGCGCTGGGTGCATCCACCGACAGCACCTGCATCCGCCCCCTGGCCCCGCCGCTGCCCATCACCCTGTATGCCCTGACCCGCGCCGACGAACCGCCGCCGCATATGTTGGCGAGCCTGTTGGAGATCTTTGGCAGCCGTGCCCAGGAGCAGTTAGACCGTCTCTAA
- the trhA gene encoding PAQR family membrane homeostasis protein TrhA, producing the protein MYHGERFNAWSHLLGAVAAFIGAVWMLVVASMDGSPWKIVSVAIYGVTLLVLYSASTVYHSVRGRKKAIMQKVDHFSIYLLIAGSYTPFCLVTLHGPWGWTLFGIVWGLAVIGILQEIKPRSEARILSIVIYAVMGWIVLVAVKPLIAALGMDGFIWLASGGVLYTVGIIFFALEHRLRHSHGIWHLFVIGGSLLHFVAIMRYVL; encoded by the coding sequence ATGTATCACGGAGAACGATTCAACGCCTGGAGCCATTTGCTCGGCGCCGTGGCAGCCTTTATCGGCGCGGTGTGGATGTTGGTGGTGGCGAGTATGGACGGCAGCCCGTGGAAGATCGTCAGCGTGGCGATCTACGGGGTTACGCTGCTGGTGCTGTACAGCGCCTCGACGGTGTATCACAGCGTGCGCGGGCGCAAGAAAGCGATCATGCAGAAGGTCGACCACTTTTCGATCTACCTGCTGATCGCCGGCAGTTACACGCCGTTTTGCCTGGTGACCCTGCACGGGCCGTGGGGCTGGACGCTGTTCGGGATTGTCTGGGGGCTGGCGGTGATCGGGATCCTGCAGGAGATCAAGCCGCGTTCCGAGGCGCGCATATTGTCGATTGTGATTTATGCGGTGATGGGCTGGATTGTGTTGGTGGCGGTCAAGCCGTTGATTGCCGCGCTGGGCATGGACGGGTTTATCTGGCTGGCGTCGGGCGGGGTGTTGTACACGGTGGGGATTATCTTTTTTGCCCTGGAACACCGGTTAAGGCATTCCCATGGGATCTGGCACTTGTTTGTGATTGGCGGCAGCCTGCTGCATTTTGTGGCGATCATGCGCTACGTGCTCTGA
- a CDS encoding LysR family transcriptional regulator has protein sequence MLIDEEFTLKKLEIFLAFMRTGNLARAAAELQTSNVSVHRAIHSLENALRCPLFKHEGRNLTPLESAYVLEERAQKLVQEVVDSVRLTREAAGFSAERFKLGALYSLTVKTVPQLIMGLKIRRSELNIDLILGSNVDLMYKLKNMEVDAILISLDDQAVEPDCAQIQLFSDDIFLATPADSPLDREQEIDLAQVRDATFITLTQGFATHQDGARVFKQAGFEPKVAMQVNDIFTLLSMVSSGVGYALLPGRIAAVYENRVKLIPLQPRYRLQQHIGVVFLKAKERDPNLLALLAECRMYANRQI, from the coding sequence ATGCTGATCGACGAAGAATTCACCCTCAAGAAACTGGAAATCTTCCTGGCCTTCATGCGCACCGGCAACCTGGCCCGCGCCGCCGCCGAGTTGCAGACCAGCAATGTCAGCGTGCACCGGGCCATCCACTCCCTGGAAAACGCCCTGCGTTGCCCGCTGTTCAAACACGAAGGGCGCAACCTCACCCCGCTGGAAAGCGCCTACGTCCTCGAAGAACGCGCACAGAAGTTGGTGCAAGAGGTGGTCGACAGCGTGCGCCTGACCCGCGAAGCCGCCGGTTTCTCTGCCGAACGTTTCAAGCTCGGCGCCTTGTATTCACTGACGGTCAAGACCGTGCCGCAACTGATCATGGGCCTGAAAATCAGGCGCAGCGAGCTGAATATCGACCTGATCCTGGGCTCCAACGTCGACCTGATGTACAAGCTCAAGAACATGGAAGTGGATGCGATCCTGATCTCCCTCGACGACCAGGCCGTCGAGCCGGACTGCGCGCAGATCCAGCTGTTTTCCGACGACATCTTCCTCGCTACCCCCGCCGACTCGCCCCTGGACCGCGAACAGGAAATCGACCTGGCCCAGGTGCGCGACGCCACCTTCATCACCCTGACCCAAGGCTTCGCCACCCACCAGGACGGTGCACGGGTGTTCAAGCAGGCGGGCTTCGAGCCGAAGGTGGCGATGCAGGTCAACGACATCTTCACCCTGCTGAGCATGGTCAGCTCGGGCGTTGGCTATGCGCTGCTGCCGGGGAGGATTGCGGCGGTGTATGAGAACCGGGTCAAGCTGATCCCGTTGCAGCCACGCTACCGGTTGCAGCAGCACATTGGCGTGGTGTTCTTGAAGGCCAAGGAGCGTGATCCGAACTTACTGGCGTTGTTGGCGGAGTGTCGGATGTATGCCAATCGGCAAATTTGA
- the madM gene encoding malonate transporter subunit MadM: protein MYESLMKVITGYGLISGFAVIGLTMWVSYWISDNFTKGRLHGSAIAILLGLVLSYVGGAFTGGAKGVVDIPLLSGIGLLGGAMLRDFAIVATAFGVSVDELKRAGYVGVLALFVGVGSSFIAGVGVAMAFGYTDAVSLTTIGAGAVTYIVGPVTGAAIGASSEVMALSIAAGLIKAILVMVMTPFVAPLIGLNSPRSAVIFGGLMGTSSGVAGGLAATDPKLVPYGCLTAAFYTALGCLLGPSLLFLMMRGLVG, encoded by the coding sequence ATGTACGAATCCTTGATGAAAGTCATCACCGGCTACGGCCTGATCAGTGGTTTTGCGGTGATCGGCCTGACCATGTGGGTGTCCTACTGGATCAGCGACAACTTCACCAAAGGCCGCCTGCATGGCTCGGCCATCGCGATCCTGCTGGGGCTGGTGTTGTCCTATGTGGGCGGTGCGTTTACCGGCGGGGCCAAGGGCGTGGTGGATATCCCGCTGCTGTCGGGCATCGGCCTGCTGGGCGGGGCGATGCTGCGGGACTTTGCCATCGTCGCCACCGCGTTTGGTGTGAGCGTCGATGAACTCAAACGCGCCGGGTATGTGGGGGTGCTGGCGTTGTTTGTCGGCGTCGGTTCGTCATTTATCGCCGGCGTCGGGGTGGCCATGGCGTTTGGTTATACCGATGCGGTGAGCCTGACCACCATCGGCGCGGGTGCTGTGACCTATATCGTCGGGCCGGTGACCGGGGCGGCGATTGGCGCCAGTTCCGAGGTGATGGCACTGTCGATTGCGGCGGGGTTGATCAAGGCCATTTTGGTGATGGTAATGACCCCGTTCGTCGCGCCGCTGATCGGCCTGAACAGCCCGCGCAGTGCGGTGATCTTTGGCGGGTTGATGGGCACCTCCAGCGGTGTGGCTGGCGGGTTGGCGGCGACTGATCCGAAGCTGGTGCCTTATGGCTGCCTGACGGCGGCGTTTTATACGGCGCTGGGGTGTTTGTTGGGGCCTTCGTTGTTGTTTTTGATGATGCGGGGGTTGGTGGGGTAG
- the madL gene encoding malonate transporter subunit MadL codes for MIIYGVAFLALCTLAGLFVGELLGKWMGIPANVGGVGIAMLLLIGLGSYLGKRGLFTGKSEQGVSFWAAVYIPIVVAMAAQQNVYGAISGGPMAILAGASAVVVAFALVPVLVRIGNREPDAVVPTKSAG; via the coding sequence ATGATTATTTACGGTGTGGCGTTTCTGGCCTTGTGTACCCTTGCAGGCTTGTTTGTCGGCGAGCTGTTGGGCAAATGGATGGGCATTCCGGCCAACGTCGGCGGGGTGGGAATCGCGATGTTGCTGCTGATCGGCCTGGGCAGTTACCTCGGCAAGCGTGGCCTGTTTACCGGCAAATCCGAGCAGGGCGTGAGCTTCTGGGCGGCGGTGTACATTCCCATTGTGGTGGCCATGGCAGCCCAGCAAAACGTGTATGGCGCGATCAGTGGCGGCCCCATGGCGATCCTCGCCGGTGCTAGTGCGGTGGTGGTGGCATTTGCCCTGGTGCCGGTGCTGGTACGCATCGGCAACCGTGAGCCGGATGCGGTCGTTCCCACCAAGTCGGCAGGGTGA
- the mdcH gene encoding malonate decarboxylase subunit epsilon, translated as MSSLLVFPGQGAQRPGMLQQLPASVLDEASDALVEDVRQLDSAHALASTRAVQLCLLIAGVAHARQLQRIPDYVAGLSIGAYPAAVIAGALEFADALRLVSLRGELMQHAYPQGYGMTALIGLELSTVESVLAEVHSTQTPVYLANINADNQCVIAGSDTGMQRVADRVKGQAVAKRLAVSVPSHCALLEQPAEALAEAFAKVALHAPAITYLSSTRARPIRDPAQLRDDLAFNMCRIVDWRGTVQSAYERGVRLQIELPPGAVLTGLARRVFEQGTVIAFEGARLDTLQALLEQEGRHHR; from the coding sequence ATGAGCAGCCTCCTGGTGTTTCCGGGGCAGGGCGCCCAGCGTCCGGGCATGCTCCAGCAACTGCCCGCCAGTGTCCTTGATGAGGCCAGTGATGCGTTGGTCGAAGATGTGCGCCAGCTCGATTCGGCGCACGCCCTGGCCAGCACCCGCGCTGTGCAACTGTGCCTGCTGATCGCCGGCGTGGCCCATGCCCGGCAATTGCAACGCATCCCGGATTACGTGGCGGGTCTGTCCATCGGGGCCTATCCGGCGGCGGTGATCGCGGGCGCCCTGGAGTTTGCCGATGCGCTCCGGCTGGTCAGCCTGCGCGGTGAACTGATGCAGCACGCTTATCCACAGGGCTATGGCATGACCGCACTGATCGGCCTGGAGTTATCCACCGTCGAAAGCGTGCTCGCCGAGGTCCACAGCACGCAAACCCCGGTGTACCTGGCCAATATCAATGCCGACAACCAGTGCGTGATTGCCGGCAGCGATACCGGCATGCAGCGTGTCGCGGATCGTGTCAAAGGCCAGGCCGTGGCCAAGCGCCTGGCCGTCAGCGTGCCGTCCCACTGCGCTCTGCTGGAGCAGCCGGCCGAGGCCCTCGCCGAGGCATTCGCCAAGGTTGCGCTCCATGCGCCGGCCATCACTTACCTGAGCAGTACCCGGGCGCGGCCGATCCGTGATCCCGCGCAGTTGCGCGACGACCTGGCGTTCAACATGTGCCGCATCGTCGATTGGCGCGGCACCGTGCAAAGCGCCTATGAGCGTGGTGTACGCCTGCAGATCGAACTGCCACCGGGCGCAGTCCTCACTGGCCTGGCGCGGCGTGTGTTTGAGCAAGGCACCGTGATCGCCTTCGAAGGCGCGCGCCTGGACACCTTGCAGGCCCTGCTGGAACAGGAGGGCCGCCACCACCGATAA